The Branchiostoma lanceolatum isolate klBraLanc5 chromosome 17, klBraLanc5.hap2, whole genome shotgun sequence genome contains the following window.
aaaatgtcaaagtgggttGTTGTTTGAACTCAAATTTTTATCAGTAGTAACCCCATGTTAAATCTACTAAttgagtgcttgtagaggttgggatcttgtttcattgccgtgaacttgtcccttaaagtaggccatattctggacatgtgcagaaattgacattttgggctatgttgatgttttaaaaatgtcaaagtgggttGTTGTTTGAACTCAAAATTTTTTATCAGTAGTAACCCCGTGTTAAATCTACTAATTGAGTGCTTGCAGAGGTTGGGATCTTGTTTCATTGTCGTGAACTTGTCCCTTAAAGTTGGCCATATTTAGGCAgtgtttgatgttttgaaaatgtcaaaagggATGTTGTTTGAATTCAATCTTTTACTAAAAGGTACTCCATGTATAGTGTGAGGGGAGATCCACAGGACTCTGGAAGCTGGGCGAAATGCTAATGATCCGCACCAAGATAGCAATATAGGGTTATTCCTTTTTAGCACTAGGGGATCCGCTAGTGGATCCAAATCTACAGGGCCGATTTTTccaacaaagagctatctaccactgaaatatcatgaccatagcatgttcaaatAAGAGATCTctaaagtgaaagttcccctgcagtaccatagagagTCACTAGCTATAGGGGGCCGAAAAGCCAATCATTttaaggtctcacaaagacctacccactgACCAAACATGACGACAATCTATCTGCATttttgagttatcgtcccgttgactttcacattcctgtataATTCTTAGAATTCTtgaaaactgcacacaatatatctaCCATTAAGATAGcgcctgaggcgtcgccaaaatgccTCTAGTGAGCAGGGGAAAACACTATCCAAAGTGTAATACCGGTAATCACAAGAATCATCGGAAGACAATATTGCTTTATCGTCACAAAgaatttgaatttaaaaaatctacTTTCAAAAGCTTCAATTCTTAACGTAGTGCTAAATGTTATTTCTGAACATGgtccaaaatatggcctactttaggggacaagtacacagcaacaccATCCAAACTTCTATAATCATGCATTTGATAGATAACACATGTTGCACTTCGGTACGGTTaaaaaattgaattcaaataacatcctactttgacatcgtaAAAGCTTTCCACATAAGTGAAAATTGCTATAGGCTTCACATGTGAAGAATATGACCTAGTTTTAGGGACAAATGCACGGCATCGAAACAagaccccaacctctacaagcactTAATTGATAGACTATACCTGGGGTTACTTCTGGTAGAAATTTGTACTCAAACAATAccccactttgacattttcaaaacatgaacatagcccaaaatgtcaatttctgcacatattcaaaaaatggcctacttttagggacaagttcacggcaATGAAACAAGACCCCAACTTCTTCAAGCACTCAATTGGTAGATTTAACATGGGGTTACTACTGataaaaatttgaattcaaaCAATACCTCACTTTGAGATTGTCAAAGCATCAAACACAGCCCAAAATGCCGATTTCTGCACATGTTAaaaaatggcctacttttagggacaagttcacGAAAACGGAACAagaccccaacctctacaagcactcatttgatagacaatagaTAAGGCTACCTTTGACATAAAGTTAAGTAAGATCACTGTTCTACCCTTTCAGATATTGCATCTTGAATATGgctcaaaatcatattttacgtcAATCATgaaaaaatgacctacttctgagggcAACCACGTGACAACCAAATAAGACCCCAAACTTTGCAAGCATGCAATTGATAGCaaatataatcatgtacattAGGTTTGAATTTGGAGCAAAAACAATCACCATCTTTGTACTTACAGCGCTACAAAGTTGGGCAAATATTACGTTTTTTGAAAGGCctaaaacactgtattgttttcaggCTACCCAAGCACTTCAAGTTGACTTTCTTAAAAGTTTGAAGCTACCTTAGAAAAGCTGAAGAGCTAGTCTTTTTAGTCTCGTTTTTATTTTTCCCTAATATTCAAGCATGTGCTCGTAATATTGTCCTAAAgtgagccaattttcatgttttcgacATGCCCAAATGAGGAAAAATGGCccaaaaacttgtttggcctgttgccatggcaacaattggttttgagaagaaagaaagctattttgaggggttgtgggccaagcactatcactgtgcaaaatatgagccaaatctattttttgacccctgccaccattgtttgatccttacagacatttgctcttaaaatttgaaacgctcgatggtccactttttaacgtccaagttttttttttttcaaggtggatctatttgtgTCACCagcggagctgaaatcctagaaaaactgctaactttgtctctgatttctttctttgaaatcccctcaaaaacacaggaaatgccatatcggaaggttcaattttcaaaatttcccgggggggcatacccccggacccccctaggaagctcgcgcctgcggcgctcgtctcgcgcctacggcgctcgctggtccctcaaacattaaaaagaaccccccctttcaaaatcctggctacgggcatgcaccctctggctgcattcagtctttcttcatttctttccactgtatcttctttcctgcaagctgccgtagctctctgagtttctttgcagttttgctAGTCTGCTATGCAAGCAAAGATCAGCTTGCGTAATACTAGTTTGACAGTAATTGATCTTCTGCACAGATATCTGTCATCAACACACTCCTTTTTAACAACTTCCTGGAGGACCCAGGTGTTACTGTGCATTCATTTAGTTTGcaatagaaagaaaagaaggtttttgcagtgtttcaagtttgcagttgaaataaTTCTATAGTACAAGAGTGATACATCGCgaataggggtggataccggtttgctggacctgattcggacctttataacatccaagaaccgagtccaaaaaacctgaaagccaaaaacctgagtccaataTAGCGGAAGAAAGTATAAATATATTTTCtactttgtttgataaaaagtttgAGTCTCCCTTTtgacaaaaaagacatttaaaaTAAGgacaacattcaaatatcaaacactggtttattttgaaagtcttctcaccaagaaacttttatagttgtgcgtgtcagtattaattctctacgcttaatattgttctaataaaacaaaacatcaactggacaggatcaggttcaggtccggacctgaacctaaatctctggacctaaacttggacttggaccttattaagccaaactggtatccacccctaatcacGAACATACTAATTTTCATTTGTGGAGAGGTCAATGCGAATACTGTAAAAATAAACTAACTGTGAACATTAcgaaagatttacagtatggtggcTAACCTGAAGGGGTACTTGTTAGCGTAGGAGTACGCCAGCGTGTTGGTGATGGCGGTCAGTTCCAGCAGCACTCCATAGATACTGATCCCCTCCGCACTCTTCGCTGCCAGGATCTTTATCACCTGGGGAACCTTAACTACACAGGTGGGAAACAAGAGATTAACACAAGTACAGTCAGAATTGTAAAAGAAGATAACTcagaaaatctggtctatatgaacaggtggtcactatggacaggattcttagagtagagtagtttCGGCCAAGTAAGAGTTCTTGAtacttatgtcaatgggaaaaaaagtggtcacattggcccgGGCATCATTACAAGGCAGTCACTATAGTTTAAAGATCTACATCTGAATCCTCAAAGCCTGGCAACTATTTCATCAACATCAAgtatacaatctcttttgataaaagtaaaacaaattacAGAGGTCAGTGATCCTTCCTCTGTATCTTAATATTAGAAGTTTGAAACCTGAAGTTGAGGCAGTGATTGAAAACTTCTTAAGTACCGATGGAGGATCCCAGAATGATGCCATAGCCGAGAACTTTGCTGATCAGAACCTTCAGGCACTCAACTGTGGAGAGAGAAGAAAACAGTCAACATAAAAATCACAAACTTGGCAAAAAATtatcatttcatcatcaatttATGTTTATACTTTCAATTTTCATTATGTGATCTACATACCAATTTTCTTTTATGTTATAAGCTTTGGGCCCcattgaaataaacaatatctATTGTTGAAGGGGCTACCCAGATGTTTTGAAGatcaaatgaataaatacatgtaaaacaaaccTATTAATGAGAACAGCACTTCATAATCTTAAATGACTGGCAAGTAATAACAATGCCCATTCCTTCTTACTCtttcatttgtatttgtacatttcttgggTTCAACTATTTAGCGGAATACACTGAATTACACATAAAGAACGATGAAATCTAACAAAATTCATTATATTTAGAGGGGTAGATATCATAGGTTGCTAtaaaccctaacccaaaccctgcTAAAGAAACATAGTAATCAGTAATAATAACAAACATGGCAACAGGCTGGGATCGGTATTTTCTATTGATTTTTTGTTcccacatactgtaattcttgtttctttcactgtaactttgtgttcactgctttcacggtcacctctgtaccgtgaacttatcatcaccgtgaaaaacctgtgtAATTAGTTCTGATTCcttcacttgccaccaccgtgaagttaaagtccagtgaaaatgtcaattttccttacacagtgaaatttttataccgtgaagataaagtgaattacaataTATGTATTACTTCATGCAATGATATAGCAACCTGCAATGTTTACTCATCACATCGTGCAATGTACTGTATTTTGGTAACATTGGATTTCATCCTTCTTTATGTTTATTCATCCAGTAAATAGTCAGACTGCAAATTATTGAAAATATTATGTCGGCCTGAAAATGAGTGAAAAAAACTTCTTTTGAAAATCATCAAATGAAATTCAAACAACTCATACACGGGTTAAGCTTTTATCTGTAATAAACATGAAATTGTAAAGTAaaaagaaatggaaagaaaCAAGCTAATTTTTTTGCCACTCTTGTAAAAACCCAAAAGGGCAAGTACGCcactcccgggattagaacctgcgccaatcccgatccgcacggcttgagAAATCAACGCACTAACCACTAGGcttaaaaggtccggaccagttagactggtcagttagtggagattgatccccactgttacactactcccccttttctttccaGACTcgcccgagtctccgagtacgacatccctgtgtgatctgatcgttactcacacaGTCTGGCCAAAGGTCACCtttgaataaataaaatcaCGTAACTCCTGCAGTATGAAGATATATCTTGTCTACAGTTAGACTAAAAAAAACTCTCAAAGCACAATTATCTTTGTCTACAATTGCTTGAATCACAAGCTAGACTTGTATAACTATAGGCATTACAAGTATTATACAGTTTCTGTGCATTTGTAAACACTGCAACGTTGCAAGGAGAGAAAATCGAAGCCATTCATAACTTTGCATCCCAAGCAACATCCAAATTCGCGGGTTTTACGTAAGAAAGGCTGGTTCTATGGGTAGCAGAAACCCTACCATGAAAGATGTTGAAGTTGACGAGCAGTTCTTCTATGCAGGAGTGAGGAATCAGGAACAGAAGAAGAGACTCGAGCCACGCTGGAACCCACGAAGCCGCCATCATTAcctggtcaaaggtcaaagaGCGTGTGGAAGTCTCTGCAGTTTGGTAAAGAATCGGAAGGTGGCGCTGAGTCAATAGTGACGTGGCCTGCAGTTTAGTACTGTATAGGTAGGTGTCACTGTGACTATGTGGGTAACATCTACTATTACTAACAAAATTCcaccaggatacataattccgtcaccctaaaaagatacgacaaaacagatctccaacccaacgtcgcccataaaccaataaaccagtataatgcactcctgaatATCTAAACTGTGAATACCTGGGggtactgcactagagatctctcaaaaccAGTGTTTcgaagtggcggatttatgtaacctggcggattaatgttaatgttaatggcggGTATGCGATATTCAAACTTAAGCAGAACAACATATCTGATTTGAAAATGTATACGAAATGCGCACTGCCTGAACGGAATGTTTTTGACCCAAAAAAAGGTCAGAAAATCATACTTTTTCTGTTTGGAAATGTCTGGCTTCTTTTGGATATGTGCGTGCTAAAAGTAACAtaggcggccttgaaaaggtaaCCTTTGCCAAGGAACACCTGTTCCGTCATACCTCCCACTTTGTtggtgaaacaaaacaaataaatgaatagatgcaATCATGTATTACTCCAATGTCTTACAGTAGGATACTCTAAAAGAATAATTTGCAGTCAATGTTGCAAGAAGGCACTTTAATTGCTATCTCACAATGACGACAGGTGTTATCATCAATACACTTTTTTATTACTATCAGTAAACAGATTGCAGGCAGGAATCTCAGGAATCTGTTCGCTGTGGCAATTAATTCAAACAATCTCTGAACGTTCATACTAGTTGCCTgatatatacgtatatatatacatatatataacgttGCATATATAACGTTCATCTCCACACAAATAGCACCAACATGTATATGGCGGCGCCCATTGACACAAGGGTAAAAGAGAACAGGTTTTAAAATTTGAATGTTCTCGCACACAAAATTACACTTCAATAGATGCTTCATCATCCACTATATGAAGTCCATGTTTGTGAATGTCCACTTAGTGCAGATATTTTCTAGCTGCCTCCATATCTTCTGTTATGTCCAGTGTGCCTCTGTCCCCACCCTTTTTGGTGGAGTGTTCTTTCGTGCTCGCGCCCGAGGTGATATTACACTCAGTATGAGTATGCACACCGACAAGCAGGAACACTCGCCCCGCGTGCATGTAATTCTGAACCACATACACCAATAAGCAGTCAGACCCATCCCCGTTGAGATGGACTTTACAAAGACTGCTTTTGCCGTGAGGATTTTTACCGTCCAGCTTGTAACtcaatttttctttaaatattttgACTCCTTGGCGAAGCTTTCTGTCACCCGCACTCCTGGTAAACTTGCAGGTTTTTCCTGTTATGTCAGTGTAAGAGTCGCGTCCCATGCGTAGAGCTTCCAGTGCAGGGCCGACATGACCATGACAGttgtgtatgttgtttttgaggcTCTTAGCGAAGCTCTTCTCCCAGTCGAGTGGCAGAACAAgggttgctacatgtacatgcgtcTGGATCGCAGCACCACCCATAGCGCCCTCTTCCTTCCCTCCCGCTGCACCGCCTGTGTTGCTCTCTTTGACCCCATCCTCGAGGAAGTAGAACGTCATATTCTCGATGTCGCCACTTTCAGCTTTGAGGTGCTTCTGTACCAGGCCGACAAAGCAGCTATCGTCTGTCTTAGTAGTAAGACTGAAACTGCAGTTAAGATTTACAACTTAAGGAGCGGTTTCTGTGGATGATTTATATTCTTGTATTCTGGATTATCATTATATGTTGGCAAAGCGCAACCTATGATTGCTGGTACAGTTATGACAAATTGCAAGGATTTTGAATAGCAAATTGAATATTTCTAATGAGATATAGCATGCAGAAATGTGTTTAGCATAATTGcatttatcccccccccccctctgtgCTTGCCAAAAGGATACAACGAAAACCACGCAGGTTCGGTCTCAAGCATATCCTCGGCAATCTTCTGGAACTTCTGTATGGGAACAGAGTTGGAGTCGAATCTTTTTTTATCATGATCAGCCGCTTCTTCCCTCAATCGGTCGATGTACCGTTGTACCAGTTCTTGCAGCTTGGCCTTCCCCGGATCTCGCTCTAGCCGGCTCCATTCTTTAAGCCACTTCCTCTTCTCAGCTGTCAGCTTCTTAAACTCTTTATTTGACAGGATGGCTCCGTAAATCCTGAACCGTGTAAGCTTCTTTTCACGTCTAGCTGTATCGGACCGCTTACAAACAGACAGGTAAGGGGTTAGCACCGAGATGAGATCTGGATCCGTCGACATGGTCCAATTCGCTCACACTTTACACAGCGTCGTACACCTGACAGATTAACTTTGAACCCTCTTTGCACGACCTCTATGGCCTCTGACATAAGGGTGCAGTGCCACGTAATaaaccatttttaaaaatgtactTGAAGGTAGTTGCCAGAATGGTATGTAAGTAAGTTATAGCAAGTTCGATAACTTCGTAAGTATTTGATGATGCCAATGCTACGCAATTTGTTTTCTGAGAATGAATAACAAGTAATCGTACACGTGATACCTGGATCACAGTTCCAAATGTACGTACATGCCGTTCAAAGTACAGTTGACACAAGATAAGCGCTATGCCACGTTACTCATGTCGCAAATTGTACCAATGCTTCGTTGTTTTTTTAACAACTGGGATTCCCTGCCTTGAGTACAACGTATACGTAGCTAAGTCACCAATATTTTGATTAATGAGACAAAATGAAGCATGAGATTTACAAAGAGACTTTAGTTGATACTGACGACACAATTGGATGAGGCGCAAAGTCCGTTACCGGTTGGATATATAACTGATAAGCGTCGGAAAAGACAAATATCGACGAGGTATGTATGGTCCGTCACGAGGTTATTTGCCCAAAGTTATACATTAACGTGACCATTCGTGTTGTTGTAAATCCTGTATTGTCTGCAGTTAGTTTCTTATGTATTTGCAAAGAGGTTAGCCGTGACGTACGGCACGGGCACGTACGTATGCTAGAAAATGTATAAACATATCCAACATCAAAGCTACTGGTATCTATCCAACATCCGCCAATTCATTCTCCATGCCAGTTTTCTGCTAGGCTAAAGTATGAGTTTAATAGTGCGCGCTATCAGCTACGTAACCATGGAATATACAACAAATAAGACTAAAACATCTTCCTTCttatattttcaatttattttcaaCCCATGAAAAAAGTACGGATTGTGCAATCGTTGATGTATAATGAACAGTGTGGCAATGCTGTTTGCCACCAATCTACAGTATCATCTCTTCCATGTTGATATCAAGGTCATTCTTTGCTTCTGCCCCTCATCTCATCTCGTCtcattttatttgatttattttttctgtGAGCCTTTCCTGTTCTGTTCCTCCATCCTGTTGCATTATATTCCCTGTTCTTCTGTGTTAGTGATGTCG
Protein-coding sequences here:
- the LOC136423640 gene encoding uncharacterized protein; the encoded protein is MSTDPDLISVLTPYLSVCKRSDTARREKKLTRFRIYGAILSNKEFKKLTAEKRKWLKEWSRLERDPGKAKLQELVQRYIDRLREEAADHDKKRFDSNSVPIQKFQKIAEDMLETEPAWFSFLTTKTDDSCFVGLVQKHLKAESGDIENMTFYFLEDGVKESNTGGAAGGKEEGAMGGAAIQTHVHVATLVLPLDWEKSFAKSLKNNIHNCHGHVGPALEALRMGRDSYTDITGKTCKFTRSAGDRKLRQGVKIFKEKLSYKLDGKNPHGKSSLCKVHLNGDGSDCLLVYVVQNYMHAGRVFLLVGVHTHTECNITSGASTKEHSTKKGGDRGTLDITEDMEAARKYLH